The following are encoded together in the Deinococcus soli (ex Cha et al. 2016) genome:
- a CDS encoding YqhA family protein, with amino-acid sequence MPRRPAPPLSRTRRVTLAGAFGFTRLIVELGVLSSFAFSLALFVAAIAQAYVTIRAALGDLGEAHTTKTLIVAAVEQADTLLVGVALLIISFGLQALFVGRVQNVPRWLHIDSFDDLKQKLIGIVIVALSVNFFSVALEWKGGSDILVYGAAIAAVILSVGAYSVILSRQGHRPDAPDDQHAEP; translated from the coding sequence ATGCCCAGACGTCCCGCCCCGCCCCTGAGCCGCACGCGGCGCGTCACGCTGGCGGGCGCGTTCGGGTTCACGCGCCTGATCGTGGAACTGGGCGTGCTGAGTTCCTTCGCGTTCAGCCTCGCGCTGTTCGTCGCGGCCATCGCGCAGGCGTACGTGACGATCCGCGCGGCGCTGGGTGACCTGGGCGAGGCGCACACCACCAAGACCCTGATCGTCGCGGCGGTCGAGCAGGCCGACACGCTGCTTGTGGGCGTGGCGCTGCTGATCATCTCGTTCGGGTTGCAGGCGCTGTTCGTGGGCCGCGTGCAGAACGTGCCCCGCTGGCTGCACATCGACTCCTTCGACGACCTGAAGCAGAAACTGATCGGGATCGTGATCGTAGCGCTCAGCGTGAACTTCTTCAGCGTCGCGCTGGAATGGAAGGGCGGGTCCGACATCCTAGTGTACGGCGCAGCTATCGCCGCCGTGATTCTCTCAGTGGGCGCTTATTCCGTGATCCTCTCCCGGCAGGGTCACCGCCCGGACGCGCCCGACGACCAGCATGCCGAACCTTGA
- a CDS encoding tRNA (adenine(22)-N(1))-methyltransferase TrmK, translated as MPNLDARLQAALHLIQADAHADIGSDHAHLPIRLAQLGCITRGVIVEVNPGPLEHARVNVARAGLTDRLEVRAGNGLAPLAPGEVQSASMTGMGAQTMLGILTRTPDRVPDALVLQPNDSPEPLRRWARERGYHVAAEVLAPGFWRYPVLRLERQSGPDPAYVALPEAAALRYGPLLLREGSGLLREQVAADIARLTPLAAPGRAAEHDLHVAQSAAAWLSGSGK; from the coding sequence ATGCCGAACCTTGACGCGCGCCTCCAGGCGGCCCTGCACCTGATCCAGGCGGACGCTCACGCGGATATCGGCAGTGACCACGCGCACCTGCCCATCCGGTTGGCACAGCTGGGCTGCATCACGCGCGGCGTGATCGTCGAGGTCAACCCGGGCCCACTGGAACACGCCCGCGTGAACGTCGCCCGCGCGGGCCTCACGGACCGCCTGGAGGTCCGCGCCGGGAACGGCCTGGCCCCGCTGGCGCCCGGCGAGGTGCAGAGTGCCAGCATGACCGGCATGGGTGCCCAGACCATGCTGGGCATCTTGACCCGCACGCCAGACCGAGTGCCGGACGCGCTGGTGCTGCAACCGAACGACAGCCCGGAACCGCTGCGCCGCTGGGCGCGGGAACGCGGCTACCACGTCGCGGCGGAGGTCCTGGCCCCCGGCTTCTGGCGCTACCCGGTCCTGAGGTTGGAACGTCAGTCCGGCCCCGACCCGGCCTACGTGGCTCTGCCGGAGGCGGCGGCCCTGCGCTACGGCCCGCTGCTGCTGCGCGAGGGCAGCGGGCTGCTGCGTGAACAGGTCGCGGCGGACATCGCCCGCCTGACCCCTCTGGCCGCGCCGGGCCGCGCTGCCGAGCACGACCTGCACGTCGCGCAGAGCGCCGCCGCG